Within Roseibium sp. HPY-6, the genomic segment TTCAGGCAGCCCTTGGAGCGCTCGCCCCACCCGAGGTTGCGGTTCATCTGGAATGGGACGGGACGATCCTGGTCAACGGCGCGGTGTGCGGGCGGATGCGCATGAAGGCATCCACTTCCAACCCGGACGAAATCCCGGACTGGCTCGTGCTTGGCCTTGAACTCAACATGACGAGTTCACAGGAAAATCCGGGCGTCGACGCCAATATCACCTATCTTTCCGAAGAAGGCTGTGCGGAAATCACGTCCGAGAACTTTCTGGAGGCCTGGGTGCGTCACAGTCTTTACTGGATCAACAGGTGGCTGGATGAAGGCCTGCGCCCTGTCCATGCCGACTGGCGCGGTCTTGTGCCCAAACTCGGCGAACCGGTTGAAATCGACGGACGGTCTGGAACATTTGTCGGTGTGGATGAGAATTTCGGGATGCTGCTCAGAACCGGGGAAGAGACGAACCTGATCCCGCTGTCGAGCCGATTGGAGACTTGAACTCATGAAACTTGCCCGTGCGATCCACATGGATGACAGCGATCGCAATGTCTATTTTTCTCCCGCGCGCACAGGCGAATGGTGCCTGTCAGGCGGATTTGAATTCTCCGATTGGACGGAGGCCGACCTTGTCGGCAAAGCGCGCCAGGCCTTTGCAAATGGTTGGCTGGGTCTGGAAACCTTTGGCCGGGTGACCTTCGTTGCCATCACACCGATCGAGGAATCCGAATTCTCCAGCCTTGTCGACCGGCTTGCGCAGCATTTCGTGGATGTTTACGGCGCTCCCTCCGTGGACGCGGCGCGCGGCGTCGCCGAAGACGAACTCCGCTATATGGCTGACCTTTGTTCCGAGCACGATGAGAACATGCTGCTCGCCGTCCACCGGGAACTCTCTGAAGAAGGCGTCAAGGAGAGCTACAGCGCCATCGAATCTCCCGCGGCGGAATTGGATCTGGTGGCAATGCATGGGGACATGCAGTGAATGGCAACACGTCCATTGCGCCAAAACACCCGAT encodes:
- a CDS encoding DUF4444 domain-containing protein; this translates as MSDLQFPPMFQGEALSGAADPFERALALALAGTDAGTVVYNSKGDTLKASLIFAPEVRLEEAVATLPVCALGFQAALGALAPPEVAVHLEWDGTILVNGAVCGRMRMKASTSNPDEIPDWLVLGLELNMTSSQENPGVDANITYLSEEGCAEITSENFLEAWVRHSLYWINRWLDEGLRPVHADWRGLVPKLGEPVEIDGRSGTFVGVDENFGMLLRTGEETNLIPLSSRLET
- a CDS encoding DUF6505 family protein, which encodes MKLARAIHMDDSDRNVYFSPARTGEWCLSGGFEFSDWTEADLVGKARQAFANGWLGLETFGRVTFVAITPIEESEFSSLVDRLAQHFVDVYGAPSVDAARGVAEDELRYMADLCSEHDENMLLAVHRELSEEGVKESYSAIESPAAELDLVAMHGDMQ